Proteins co-encoded in one Actinomadura luteofluorescens genomic window:
- the gyrA gene encoding DNA gyrase subunit A produces the protein MTDVTTEGGHPGERIEPVDIQVEMQKSYLDYAMSVIVARALPEVRDGLKPVHRRVLYAMYDGGYRPDRGYFKCARVVGDVMGNYHPHGDSAIYDALVRLAQPWSMRYPLVDGNGNFGSRGNDPAAAMRYTECRMAPLAMELLRDIDKETVDFSPNYDGRSQEPDVLPSRYPNLLVNGSAGIAVGMATNIPPHNLREVADGVRWYLDNYGATDEELLEALIERVKGPDFPTAGLIVGRKGIEEAYRTGRGSITMRAVVEVEEIQGRTCLVVTELPYQVNPDNLALKIADGVKEGKLDGIADVRDETSGRTGQRLVIVLKRDAVAKVVLNNLYKHTQLQETFGANMLALVDGVPRTLRIDQFVRHWVAHQIDVIVRRTRFLLRKAEERAHILRALLKALDRIDEVIALIRRSPSASEAQQGLMNLLEIDEIQAQAILDMQLRKLAALERQQIIDEYDKLMAEIADYNEILASPERQRRIVGDELAPIVEKFGDERRTEIIPFDGDVSYEDLIAEEDVVVTITRGGYAKRTRTDHYRAQRRGGKGVRGAQLKQDDIVDQFFVTTTHHWILFFTNKGRVYRAKAYELPDSGRDSRGQHVANLLAFQPDEHIAQVMDLRDYEVAPYLVLGTKKGRVKKTALRDFDSPRTGGIIAINLVDDDEVIAARLVSSDDDLLMVSTGAQAIRFRADDESLRPMGRATSGVIGMRFEEDQEVLNMLVVQDTSQDVLVATRGGYAKRTPVDQYPLQGRGGKGVLTAKIVESRGMLVGALMVGLDDEVFAMTSNGGVIRTTAAEIKQSGRQTMGVRLMNLADGDSVVAIARNVESMEDSDEAEGGDGE, from the coding sequence GTGACGGACGTGACCACAGAGGGCGGCCACCCGGGCGAACGGATCGAACCGGTCGACATCCAGGTCGAGATGCAGAAGAGCTATCTCGACTACGCGATGTCGGTCATCGTCGCGCGCGCGCTGCCCGAGGTGCGCGACGGCCTCAAACCCGTTCACCGCCGCGTCCTGTACGCGATGTACGACGGCGGCTACCGGCCCGACCGCGGCTACTTCAAGTGCGCCCGCGTCGTCGGCGACGTCATGGGGAACTACCACCCCCACGGCGACTCGGCCATCTACGACGCGCTCGTCCGGCTCGCCCAGCCGTGGTCGATGCGGTACCCGCTGGTCGACGGAAACGGCAACTTCGGCTCGCGCGGCAACGACCCCGCCGCGGCCATGCGGTACACCGAGTGCCGCATGGCGCCCTTGGCGATGGAGCTCCTGCGCGACATCGACAAGGAGACCGTCGACTTCTCCCCCAACTACGACGGCCGCTCGCAGGAGCCCGACGTCCTGCCGTCCCGGTACCCGAACCTTCTGGTCAACGGGTCCGCCGGTATCGCGGTCGGGATGGCGACGAACATCCCGCCGCACAACCTGCGCGAGGTCGCCGACGGCGTCCGCTGGTACCTCGACAACTACGGCGCGACCGACGAGGAGCTGCTCGAAGCGCTGATCGAGCGGGTCAAGGGCCCCGACTTCCCGACCGCCGGCCTGATCGTCGGCCGCAAGGGCATCGAGGAGGCCTACCGGACCGGCCGCGGCTCCATCACGATGCGGGCCGTCGTCGAGGTCGAGGAGATCCAGGGCCGCACCTGCCTCGTCGTCACCGAGCTCCCCTACCAGGTCAACCCGGACAACCTCGCCCTCAAGATCGCTGACGGGGTGAAGGAGGGCAAGCTCGACGGCATCGCCGACGTCCGCGACGAGACGTCCGGCCGGACCGGGCAGCGCCTGGTCATCGTCCTCAAGCGGGACGCCGTCGCCAAGGTCGTCCTGAACAACCTGTACAAGCACACGCAGCTGCAGGAGACGTTCGGCGCGAACATGCTCGCGCTCGTGGACGGGGTGCCGCGCACCCTGCGCATCGACCAGTTCGTCCGGCACTGGGTCGCGCACCAGATCGACGTCATCGTCCGCCGCACCCGGTTCCTGCTCCGCAAGGCCGAGGAGCGCGCCCACATCCTGCGCGCCCTGCTCAAGGCCCTCGACCGCATCGACGAGGTCATCGCCCTGATCCGGCGCTCGCCGTCCGCCTCCGAGGCGCAGCAGGGCCTGATGAACCTGCTGGAGATCGACGAGATCCAGGCGCAGGCCATCCTCGACATGCAGCTGCGCAAGCTGGCCGCCCTGGAGCGCCAGCAGATCATCGACGAGTACGACAAGCTCATGGCGGAGATCGCCGACTACAACGAGATCCTCGCCTCGCCCGAGCGGCAGCGCCGGATCGTCGGCGACGAGCTCGCCCCGATCGTCGAGAAGTTCGGCGACGAGCGGCGCACCGAGATCATCCCGTTCGACGGGGACGTGTCGTACGAGGACCTCATCGCCGAAGAGGACGTCGTCGTCACCATCACCCGCGGCGGCTACGCCAAGCGCACCCGCACCGACCACTACCGCGCGCAGCGGCGCGGCGGCAAGGGCGTCCGCGGCGCGCAGCTGAAGCAGGACGACATCGTCGACCAGTTCTTCGTCACCACGACGCACCACTGGATCCTGTTCTTCACCAACAAGGGCCGCGTCTACCGCGCCAAGGCCTACGAGCTGCCCGACTCCGGGCGCGACTCGCGCGGCCAGCACGTCGCGAACCTGCTCGCCTTCCAGCCCGACGAGCACATCGCGCAGGTCATGGACCTGCGCGACTACGAGGTCGCCCCCTACCTGGTGCTCGGCACGAAGAAGGGCCGCGTCAAGAAGACCGCGCTGCGCGACTTCGACTCGCCCCGCACCGGCGGCATCATCGCCATCAACCTCGTCGACGACGACGAGGTGATCGCGGCGCGGCTCGTGTCGTCCGACGACGACCTGCTGATGGTCTCCACCGGCGCCCAGGCGATCCGGTTCCGCGCCGACGACGAGTCGCTGCGCCCGATGGGACGCGCCACCTCCGGCGTCATCGGCATGCGGTTCGAGGAGGACCAGGAGGTCCTCAACATGCTCGTCGTGCAGGACACCTCGCAGGACGTCCTGGTGGCCACCCGGGGCGGCTACGCCAAGCGCACCCCGGTGGACCAGTACCCGCTCCAGGGACGTGGGGGTAAGGGCGTTCTCACCGCTAAGATCGTGGAATCTCGCGGGATGTTGGTCGGGGCCCTGATGGTCGGCCTGGACGACGAGGTGTTCGCGATGACGTCGAACGGTGGCGTGATCCGTACCACCGCCGCCGAGATCAAGCAGTCCGGCAGGCAGACCATGGGCGTCCGTCTGATGAATCTCGCCGACGGGGACAGCGTGGTGGCCATCGCGAGGAACGTAGAGTCCATGGAGGACTCTGACGAAGCCGAAGGGGGCGACGGTGAGTGA
- the gyrB gene encoding DNA topoisomerase (ATP-hydrolyzing) subunit B — MAYDASSITVLEGLEAVRKRPGMYIGSTGERGLHHLVYEIVDNAVDEALAGYADEIVVTLMADGGVGVLDNGRGIPVGMHPVEKRPAIELVLTTLHAGGKFDGKSYAVSGGLHGVGSAVVNALSTRLEAEVRADGHVWRQSYTWQGPEIELQKGEATDETGTLIKFWPDPEIFETLEWNFETLSRRMQEMAFLNRGLSITLRDERPDHADGEPHVVRYHYEGGIEDFVRYINARKDSAHESVIYFSDDTTGMSIEIAMQWNSSYSESVHTFANTINTAEGGTHEEGFRAALTTIVNRYARDKGLLRDKDDNLTGEDVREGLTAIISIKLADPQFEGQTKTKLGNTEAKSFVQRACNVYLRDWFEENPGEAKEIISKASQAARARVAARQARDLTRRKSLLESTSLPGKLSDCQSTDPARSELYIVEGDSAGGSAKGGRDPHFQAILPIRGKILNVEKARIDKILKNNEVQAIITALGTGVHDEFDISKLRYHKIILMSDADVDGHHINTLLMTLLFRFMKPLIEAGHVYLSQPPLYKIKWDARGTEADYAFSDSERDAIIEAGIAAGKRDPRPRDLVQRFKGLGEMNANELWDTTMDPDNRVLLQVQLDDAAQADELFSVLMGEEVEPRREFIQRNAKDVRFLDI, encoded by the coding sequence TTGGCGTACGACGCTAGTTCGATCACTGTCCTTGAAGGGCTTGAGGCGGTTCGCAAGCGCCCGGGCATGTACATCGGCTCGACCGGTGAGCGCGGCCTGCACCACCTCGTCTACGAGATCGTGGACAACGCGGTCGACGAGGCCTTGGCCGGCTACGCCGACGAGATCGTGGTGACGCTCATGGCCGACGGCGGCGTCGGCGTCCTCGACAACGGCCGCGGTATCCCCGTCGGAATGCACCCTGTGGAAAAGCGCCCGGCCATCGAGCTGGTGCTCACCACGCTGCACGCGGGCGGCAAGTTCGACGGCAAGTCCTACGCCGTGTCGGGCGGTCTGCACGGTGTGGGCTCGGCCGTGGTGAACGCGCTGTCCACCCGGCTGGAGGCCGAGGTCCGCGCCGACGGCCACGTGTGGCGCCAGTCCTACACCTGGCAGGGGCCCGAGATCGAGCTCCAGAAGGGCGAGGCGACCGACGAGACCGGGACGCTCATCAAGTTCTGGCCCGACCCTGAGATCTTCGAGACCCTCGAGTGGAACTTCGAGACCCTCTCCCGCCGCATGCAGGAGATGGCGTTCCTCAACCGCGGCCTGTCCATCACGCTGCGGGACGAGCGTCCCGACCACGCCGACGGTGAGCCGCACGTCGTCCGGTACCACTACGAAGGCGGCATCGAGGACTTCGTCCGCTACATCAACGCGCGCAAGGACTCCGCGCACGAGTCGGTCATCTACTTCAGCGACGACACCACCGGCATGTCGATCGAGATCGCCATGCAGTGGAACTCGTCCTACTCCGAGTCGGTCCACACCTTCGCCAACACCATCAACACGGCGGAGGGCGGCACCCACGAGGAGGGCTTCCGGGCGGCGCTCACCACGATCGTCAACCGGTACGCCCGCGACAAGGGCCTGCTGCGCGACAAGGACGACAACCTGACCGGCGAGGACGTCCGCGAGGGCCTCACCGCGATCATCTCGATCAAGCTGGCCGACCCCCAGTTCGAGGGGCAGACGAAGACCAAGCTCGGCAACACCGAGGCCAAGTCGTTCGTGCAGCGGGCCTGCAACGTCTACCTGCGCGACTGGTTCGAGGAGAACCCGGGCGAGGCCAAGGAGATCATCAGCAAGGCCTCGCAGGCGGCGCGGGCGCGTGTCGCGGCGCGGCAGGCGCGCGACCTGACCCGGCGCAAGAGCCTGCTGGAGTCGACGTCCCTGCCCGGCAAGCTGTCGGACTGCCAGTCCACCGACCCGGCCAGGTCCGAGCTCTACATCGTGGAGGGCGACTCGGCGGGCGGCTCGGCCAAGGGCGGCCGCGACCCGCACTTCCAGGCGATCCTTCCGATCCGCGGCAAGATCCTCAACGTGGAGAAGGCCAGGATCGACAAGATCCTGAAGAACAACGAGGTGCAGGCGATCATCACCGCCCTCGGCACCGGGGTGCACGACGAGTTCGACATCTCCAAGCTGCGCTACCACAAGATCATCCTGATGTCGGACGCCGACGTGGACGGCCACCACATCAACACCCTGCTGATGACGCTGCTGTTCCGGTTCATGAAGCCGCTGATCGAGGCCGGCCACGTGTACCTGTCGCAGCCCCCGCTGTACAAGATCAAGTGGGACGCGCGGGGCACCGAGGCCGACTACGCCTTCTCCGACTCCGAGCGGGACGCGATCATCGAGGCCGGGATCGCCGCGGGCAAGCGCGACCCCCGTCCCCGCGACCTGGTGCAGCGGTTCAAGGGCCTCGGCGAGATGAACGCCAACGAGCTGTGGGACACCACCATGGACCCCGACAACCGGGTCCTGCTGCAGGTCCAGCTGGACGACGCCGCCCAGGCGGACGAGCTGTTCAGCGTGCTCATGGGCGAGGAGGTCGAGCCCCGCCGGGAGTTCATCCAGCGCAACGCCAAGGACGTGCGCTTCCTCGACATCTGA
- a CDS encoding DUF721 domain-containing protein: MSDPQDVHKSAEDGVPPAKSGIELAREALAQAKADALKRGTMPGQGGKRKGAGRGGRVRDPGRGGDPKLFSAAIRELMASRGWEQRAAVGGVFGNWAGIVGPELAEHTRPDHFEDGELTVAADSTTWATQLRLLSSTLVRRLNEELGHGTVRRVKVVGPSSGPRRTGAWRAR, from the coding sequence GTGAGTGATCCACAGGATGTGCACAAGTCCGCCGAAGACGGGGTTCCGCCCGCCAAGTCGGGGATCGAGCTCGCCCGCGAGGCGCTCGCCCAGGCGAAGGCGGACGCGCTCAAGCGCGGCACGATGCCCGGTCAGGGCGGCAAGCGCAAGGGCGCCGGGCGGGGCGGGCGCGTGCGGGACCCCGGGCGGGGCGGCGATCCCAAGCTCTTCAGCGCGGCGATCCGCGAGCTGATGGCGTCGCGCGGGTGGGAGCAGCGCGCCGCCGTCGGCGGCGTGTTCGGCAACTGGGCCGGCATCGTCGGCCCGGAGCTGGCCGAGCACACCCGGCCCGACCACTTCGAGGACGGCGAGCTCACCGTCGCGGCCGATTCCACGACGTGGGCCACGCAGCTCCGCCTGCTGTCGTCCACGCTCGTGCGGCGGCTGAACGAGGAGCTCGGCCACGGCACCGTCCGCAGGGTGAAGGTCGTGGGGCCCTCGTCAGGGCCGCGCCGGACGGGCGCGTGGCGCGCCCGCTGA
- the recF gene encoding DNA replication/repair protein RecF (All proteins in this family for which functions are known are DNA-binding proteins that assist the filamentation of RecA onto DNA for the initiation of recombination or recombinational repair.): MHVAHLSLQDFRSYPAAEVALEPGVTAFVGPNGQGKTNLVEAIGYVASHGSHRAATDAPLVRHGAPRAIVRAGVVKDDRKALIELEINPGKANRARLNRSPIPRPREILGMLRTVLFAPEDLALVKGDPGERRRFMDELLTARAPRFAGVRSDYDRVLKQRNALLKSAAAHRRSPGPEVLATLDVWDSHLARMGSELLAARLDLVEALRPLVVRAYAALAPHSGAADLIYKSSLGDAELSTDRGQLAEQILKAVAESRKQELERGVSLVGPHRDELVLRLGELPARGYASHGESWSFALGLRLAAFDLLRADGDDPVLILDDVFAELDTGRRSRLAEMVAPAEQVLITAAVPADVPAELTGGSYTVSDGQVVRESEGASE; encoded by the coding sequence GTGCACGTCGCCCACCTTTCGTTGCAGGACTTCCGCTCGTATCCGGCCGCCGAGGTCGCGCTGGAGCCGGGGGTCACCGCGTTCGTGGGGCCGAACGGGCAGGGCAAGACGAACCTGGTCGAGGCCATCGGGTACGTCGCGTCGCACGGCAGTCACAGGGCCGCGACGGATGCGCCGCTCGTCCGGCACGGGGCGCCGCGGGCGATCGTCCGGGCCGGGGTGGTGAAGGACGACCGCAAGGCGCTGATCGAGCTTGAGATCAACCCGGGCAAGGCGAACCGGGCGCGGCTCAACCGGTCCCCCATCCCCAGGCCGCGCGAGATCCTGGGGATGCTGCGGACGGTGCTGTTCGCCCCGGAGGACCTCGCGCTCGTGAAGGGCGACCCGGGGGAGCGGCGCCGGTTCATGGACGAGTTGCTGACCGCGCGGGCGCCGAGGTTCGCCGGCGTGCGGTCCGACTACGACCGCGTCCTCAAGCAGCGCAACGCCCTGTTGAAATCGGCGGCCGCGCACAGGCGCTCCCCCGGCCCGGAGGTGCTCGCCACCCTGGACGTGTGGGACTCGCATCTGGCGCGCATGGGCTCGGAGCTCCTGGCGGCGCGGCTCGATCTCGTCGAGGCGCTGCGTCCGCTCGTGGTCCGGGCCTACGCGGCGCTCGCTCCGCACAGCGGCGCGGCCGACCTCATCTACAAGAGCTCCCTAGGAGACGCGGAGTTGTCCACAGACCGTGGACAACTGGCCGAGCAGATCCTGAAGGCGGTCGCCGAGTCGCGCAAGCAGGAACTGGAGCGCGGCGTGAGCCTCGTCGGCCCGCACAGGGACGAGCTGGTGCTGCGCCTCGGGGAGCTTCCGGCGCGCGGCTACGCCAGCCACGGCGAGTCGTGGTCGTTCGCGCTCGGGCTGCGGCTGGCCGCGTTCGACCTGCTCCGCGCGGACGGCGACGACCCCGTCCTCATCCTGGACGACGTGTTCGCCGAGCTCGACACCGGGCGTCGCAGCCGGCTCGCCGAGATGGTCGCGCCGGCCGAGCAGGTCCTGATCACGGCGGCGGTCCCCGCCGACGTCCCCGCCGAACTGACGGGGGGCTCGTATACCGTCTCGGACGGCCAGGTCGTTCGTGAGTCCGAGGGGGCGAGCGAGTGA
- the gnd gene encoding phosphogluconate dehydrogenase (NAD(+)-dependent, decarboxylating) produces MAPWRCPRGAAPRGRGRAGGHRQARTGESERFMELGIIGLGKMGGNMAERLRRGGHTVIGYDRDPQVSDVGSVEELVERLSPPRAVWVMVPAGGPTAETIHKLGEVLEQGDLVVDGGNSHYVDDRKHGEELAAKGIGFLDCGVSGGVWGLENGYALMVGGDEDDVKRLMPIFETLKPEGEFGFVHSGKVGAGHFVKMVHNGIEYAMMQAFGEGYELIEASDIVTNVPETFLSWQEGTVIRSWLLDLLNRALAGDPELDDLRGYANDSGEGRWTVQAAVDHAVPLPAITASLFARFASRQDDSPTMRVVAALRNQFGGHAVESSKGADSPGADVNPPSV; encoded by the coding sequence ATGGCACCGTGGCGTTGTCCACGGGGAGCCGCGCCCCGCGGTCGAGGCAGAGCAGGCGGACACAGGCAGGCACGCACAGGGGAGAGTGAGCGTTTCATGGAGCTTGGCATCATCGGCCTGGGCAAGATGGGCGGCAACATGGCCGAGCGGCTGCGCCGCGGCGGCCACACCGTCATCGGCTACGACCGCGACCCGCAGGTCAGCGACGTCGGCTCGGTCGAGGAGCTGGTGGAGCGGTTGTCCCCGCCGCGTGCCGTGTGGGTGATGGTCCCCGCGGGCGGGCCGACGGCGGAGACCATCCACAAGCTGGGGGAGGTCCTGGAGCAGGGCGACCTCGTCGTGGACGGCGGTAATTCACACTATGTGGATGACCGGAAGCACGGCGAGGAGCTGGCCGCCAAGGGGATCGGGTTCCTCGACTGCGGTGTCAGCGGCGGCGTGTGGGGCCTGGAGAACGGCTACGCGCTCATGGTCGGCGGCGACGAGGACGACGTGAAGCGGCTGATGCCGATCTTCGAGACGCTCAAGCCGGAGGGGGAGTTCGGGTTCGTCCACTCCGGCAAGGTCGGCGCCGGCCACTTCGTGAAGATGGTCCACAACGGCATCGAGTACGCGATGATGCAGGCGTTCGGCGAGGGCTACGAGCTGATCGAGGCCAGCGACATCGTCACCAACGTGCCGGAGACGTTCCTGAGCTGGCAGGAGGGCACCGTCATCCGCTCCTGGCTGCTCGACCTGCTGAACCGCGCGCTCGCCGGCGACCCCGAGCTGGACGACCTGCGCGGCTACGCCAACGACTCCGGCGAGGGCCGCTGGACCGTCCAGGCCGCCGTCGACCACGCCGTCCCGCTGCCCGCCATCACGGCGTCCCTGTTCGCCCGCTTCGCCTCCCGCCAGGACGACTCCCCGACGATGCGCGTCGTCGCCGCCCTCCGCAACCAGTTCGGCGGCCACGCCGTCGAGTCCTCCAAGGGCGCGGACTCCCCCGGCGCCGACGTCAACCCTCCCTCGGTCTGA
- the dnaN gene encoding DNA polymerase III subunit beta: MKFRIDRDALADAVAWTARTLPVRPPVPVLAGMHIVAGGEGNGDRLKLSAFDYEVSAQVSTDIDVEEAGTALVSGRLLAEISRSLPPHPVEVTTDGAKVMLRCGSAKFTLLTMPVEDYPTLPEMPPAAGSVGSDEFAAAVSQVAIAAGKDDTIPMLTGVRVEIEGETVTLASTDRYRLAVREMHWKPERPDFSAVALVPARTLADTAKSLTAGAEVSIALGGTGGTGEGMIGFEGGGRRTTSRLLDGDFVKYRSLLPSEYAGLAEVQTASFIEAVKRVSLVAERNTPVRLSFSQGEVVLEAGTGDEAQAVEALEASLEGEDIDIAFNPGFLLDGLSAIGSDVARLSFTTPTKPAVLTGKPPQDGENPNYRYLIMPVRLSG; the protein is encoded by the coding sequence TTGAAGTTCCGCATCGACAGAGACGCCCTGGCCGACGCCGTCGCCTGGACCGCGCGCACGCTCCCCGTCCGTCCCCCGGTGCCGGTCCTCGCGGGCATGCACATCGTCGCCGGGGGCGAGGGCAACGGCGACCGGCTGAAGCTCTCCGCGTTCGACTACGAGGTCTCGGCCCAGGTGTCCACGGACATCGACGTGGAGGAGGCCGGGACGGCGCTGGTGTCCGGACGGCTCCTCGCCGAGATCTCGCGCAGCCTTCCTCCCCACCCTGTGGAGGTGACGACGGACGGCGCGAAGGTGATGCTCCGCTGCGGCAGCGCGAAGTTCACACTTCTCACCATGCCTGTGGAGGACTACCCGACTCTGCCGGAGATGCCGCCCGCCGCGGGGTCGGTGGGCAGCGACGAGTTCGCCGCCGCTGTGTCCCAGGTCGCGATCGCCGCTGGCAAGGACGACACGATCCCCATGCTGACCGGTGTCCGTGTGGAGATCGAGGGTGAGACCGTCACGCTGGCGTCCACGGACCGCTACCGCCTCGCGGTCCGCGAGATGCACTGGAAGCCCGAGCGCCCGGACTTCTCCGCCGTCGCTCTCGTCCCGGCCCGCACGCTGGCCGACACCGCCAAGTCGCTGACGGCCGGCGCGGAGGTGTCGATCGCGCTCGGCGGGACGGGCGGCACCGGCGAAGGCATGATCGGTTTCGAGGGCGGCGGCCGCCGCACCACGTCCCGGCTGCTGGACGGCGACTTCGTCAAGTACCGCTCGCTGCTGCCGAGCGAGTACGCGGGCCTCGCCGAGGTCCAGACGGCCTCCTTCATCGAGGCCGTCAAGCGCGTGTCCCTGGTGGCGGAGCGCAACACCCCCGTCCGGCTCTCGTTCAGCCAGGGCGAGGTCGTCCTGGAGGCCGGGACGGGCGACGAGGCTCAGGCCGTGGAGGCGCTGGAGGCGTCCCTGGAGGGCGAGGACATCGACATCGCGTTCAACCCCGGGTTCCTCCTCGACGGGCTCTCCGCGATCGGCTCGGACGTGGCGCGGCTGTCCTTCACCACCCCGACCAAGCCCGCCGTCCTCACCGGGAAGCCGCCGCAGGACGGGGAGAACCCGAACTACCGTTACCTGATCATGCCGGTTCGTCTGTCCGGATAA
- the dnaA gene encoding chromosomal replication initiator protein DnaA, whose protein sequence is MDGQDLGSVWARTLTALSESDLSPSYRAWLPMVRPLALVEGTALLAAPNEFAKDALETRLRNLITQALSHELGREIRVAVTVQPDPPAGARPGPGEPLSAPIPGPGVGLGMHEPTPSYGEPYGERARDERDRDRDRSYTEQSYGEQPYGDQSSYTERPDRPYPEQPYTDQGYRPQSGVTHNPGSPGGYPQAQDDDRGSYPPATRPPAYGAGHGGRGPAPYESRGYPSYGGQEGYGGEPPGRPPHSHLNDRTLGPLRPGGRGEAQGREPQHAGNEAPLGHSDDKFQNGEQSFPGAEQPFSGGEQSYRGEGVFRDEESSDSRAPGSDPRGPKSDPRAPAPAPAQQSGASEHARLNPKYTFETFVIGSSNRFAHAAAVAVAEQPAKAYNPLFVYGDSGLGKTHLLHAIGHYAQSLFNGARVRYVSSEEFTNDFINSIRDGKADGFRRRYRDVDILLVDDIQFLEGKEQTQEEFFHTFNTLHNASKQIVISSDRPPKELVTLEDRLRNRFEWGLTTDVQPPELETRIAILQKKARQEGLAAPPDVLEFIASQIATNIRELEGALIRVTAFASLNRQSVDMKLAEIVLKDLIPNDSGPEITAAMIMAQTVEYFGTTIDDLCGPSRSRMLVTARQIAMYLCRELTELSLPKIGQQFGGRDHTTVMHAERKIRSLMAERRAIYNQVTELTGRIKHQARKR, encoded by the coding sequence ATGGACGGTCAGGATCTCGGATCGGTCTGGGCCCGCACCCTCACCGCACTGTCCGAGAGCGATCTGTCGCCGAGTTACCGCGCATGGCTGCCCATGGTCCGCCCCCTGGCGCTCGTCGAGGGGACGGCACTTCTCGCCGCGCCCAACGAGTTCGCCAAGGACGCGCTGGAGACGCGCCTGCGCAACCTCATCACGCAGGCACTTTCCCACGAACTGGGCAGGGAGATCCGGGTCGCGGTGACCGTCCAGCCGGACCCTCCGGCGGGCGCCCGTCCGGGTCCCGGCGAGCCCCTTTCCGCACCGATTCCCGGGCCGGGCGTAGGGCTCGGCATGCACGAGCCCACTCCTTCTTATGGAGAGCCGTACGGGGAGCGGGCGCGCGACGAGCGCGACCGGGATCGAGACCGTTCCTATACGGAGCAGTCCTACGGGGAGCAGCCGTACGGAGATCAGTCGTCCTACACGGAACGTCCCGACCGCCCGTATCCGGAGCAGCCGTACACAGACCAGGGATACCGGCCGCAGTCGGGAGTTACCCACAACCCCGGTTCGCCCGGAGGTTATCCACAGGCTCAGGACGACGACCGTGGATCGTACCCGCCTGCCACCCGCCCCCCCGCGTACGGTGCGGGCCACGGCGGGCGCGGCCCTGCGCCCTATGAAAGCCGCGGCTACCCGAGCTACGGGGGGCAGGAAGGCTACGGCGGCGAGCCTCCAGGACGCCCTCCGCACTCTCATCTCAACGACCGCACGCTCGGCCCCCTGCGTCCTGGCGGTCGCGGGGAGGCCCAGGGCCGCGAACCTCAGCACGCTGGGAACGAGGCCCCGCTCGGGCACTCGGACGACAAGTTCCAGAACGGCGAACAGTCCTTCCCAGGGGCTGAGCAGCCCTTTTCAGGCGGTGAGCAGTCCTACAGGGGTGAAGGCGTCTTTCGGGACGAGGAGAGCTCCGATTCCAGGGCTCCTGGGTCCGACCCCCGAGGCCCTAAGTCCGACCCACGGGCGCCCGCCCCTGCGCCGGCACAGCAGTCCGGCGCGTCCGAGCATGCACGGCTGAACCCGAAGTACACGTTCGAGACGTTCGTCATCGGCTCGTCGAACCGGTTCGCGCACGCCGCCGCCGTCGCGGTGGCCGAGCAGCCGGCCAAGGCGTACAACCCGCTGTTCGTCTACGGCGACTCGGGCCTGGGGAAGACCCACCTGCTGCACGCGATCGGCCACTACGCGCAGAGCCTCTTCAACGGGGCGCGGGTCCGCTACGTGAGCTCCGAGGAGTTCACGAACGACTTCATCAACTCGATCCGGGACGGCAAGGCGGACGGGTTCCGCCGCCGCTACCGGGATGTGGACATCCTCCTCGTCGACGACATCCAGTTCCTTGAGGGCAAGGAGCAGACGCAGGAGGAGTTCTTCCACACGTTCAACACGCTCCACAACGCCAGCAAGCAGATCGTGATCTCCAGCGACCGCCCGCCCAAGGAGCTGGTGACGCTGGAGGACCGGCTGCGCAACAGGTTCGAGTGGGGCCTGACGACCGACGTCCAGCCGCCCGAGCTGGAGACGCGGATCGCGATCCTGCAGAAGAAGGCCCGGCAGGAGGGCCTCGCCGCGCCGCCCGACGTGCTGGAGTTCATCGCCTCGCAGATCGCGACGAACATCCGCGAGCTGGAGGGCGCGCTGATCCGGGTCACGGCGTTCGCGAGCCTGAACCGGCAGTCGGTCGACATGAAGCTCGCCGAGATCGTCCTGAAGGACCTCATCCCCAACGACTCCGGTCCCGAGATCACCGCCGCGATGATCATGGCGCAGACCGTCGAGTACTTCGGGACGACGATCGACGACCTGTGCGGCCCGTCCCGCTCGCGGATGCTCGTCACCGCCCGGCAGATCGCGATGTACCTGTGCCGGGAGCTGACCGAGCTGTCCCTTCCGAAGATCGGTCAGCAGTTCGGCGGACGCGACCACACCACGGTCATGCACGCCGAACGCAAGATCCGGTCGCTGATGGCAGAGCGCCGCGCCATATACAACCAGGTCACGGAGCTGACGGGGCGCATCAAGCACCAGGCCCGCAAGCGCTGA
- the rpmH gene encoding 50S ribosomal protein L34 yields the protein MSKRTFQPNNRRRHKKHGFRLRMRTRAGRAILSSRRSKGRARVAV from the coding sequence GTGAGCAAGCGTACCTTCCAGCCGAACAACCGTCGTCGCCACAAGAAGCACGGCTTCCGGCTGCGCATGCGCACGCGCGCGGGCCGCGCGATCCTGTCGAGCCGGCGCAGCAAGGGCCGCGCCCGCGTCGCGGTCTGA